CGCGTGGGCACCTCCATGCCGAGCATGCGCTCCACGCCGAGGACGACGCCCAGCTCGTTGGAGAAGGCCGACAGCCAGTCGTGGCGGTTGGCGAGCATGATGATCTGGCGGTAGTCGCGCGCCTCGAACAGCTTCTCCGCGCCCCGGTGCATGTAGCCGATCACCGGCTCCGCGCTGACGATGCGCTCGCCGTCCAGGACCAGCCGCAGGCGCAGCACGCCATGGGTGGACGGGTGCTGCGGTCCGATGTTGAGCACCATGTCGGTGCTCTCCGCGGCGCCACCGATGCCGACCGTGGTCTCCGTCGTAGGAGTCATGGACACAGTCTGTCCTACGTACGCTGGCCCCATGGAGACGGGGAGCGGGCAGGACACAGAGGTCGCGGGGGCGGAGCCGGTGTGGACCGGGCTGCCGCCGGGGCTGCTGCGGATGCGGCGGCTGTTGCTGGTGGTGTGGCTGGGACTGCTCGCCGTGGCCCTCGGGCTGCTGCTGGGGCTGCTGTGCGGTCCGGCCTGGGCGGCCTTCGCGCTGCTGCCGCTCGCCCTCATGGGCTGGGGCTGGGTGCTGATCGGCCGCAACTGGCGCTCCTGGCGCTACGCCGAGCGCGCGGACGACCTGCTGATCAGCCGGGGCGTGCTGTGGCGCGAGGAGACCGTGGTGCCGTACGGCCGCATGCAGCTGGTGGAGGTCACCTCCGGGCCCGTGGAGCG
Above is a window of Streptomyces griseorubiginosus DNA encoding:
- a CDS encoding PH domain-containing protein is translated as METGSGQDTEVAGAEPVWTGLPPGLLRMRRLLLVVWLGLLAVALGLLLGLLCGPAWAAFALLPLALMGWGWVLIGRNWRSWRYAERADDLLISRGVLWREETVVPYGRMQLVEVTSGPVERHFGLASVQLHTAAAATDATIPGLDPAEAERLRDRLTELGEARSAGL